One window from the genome of Pyrobaculum ferrireducens encodes:
- a CDS encoding 2-oxoacid:acceptor oxidoreductase subunit alpha, translated as MDLTIRISGAQGEGVETTGRSLASVFARLGYHVFGYRQYGSIIKGNPTMFYQIRVSDRKIYSHGRWRSFDVLVALNDAALAAYRGSARFVISEREVPMSEIAAKHGNRIMRNTAALAALAVLIGLDPRYLEEQIRREFGERGEKIAEANIAVLEDAYAAASGRFSPAASVGKLGEPRVLMSGAEALALGSVMSGMKFYAAYPMTPASPILHWLAEWGPKFGVAVVQPEDEIAAINMAIGAAYAGVRAATGTSGGGFDLMHEAFGLAAMIETPVVVFLAQRGGPSTGLPTETEQSDFFMALSPAHGEYPHAVIAPRWIEEGLYAPAKAFNIAEKYQVPVIVLVDLYFTESLSTVEFDPARFRIERGELVKAPVVWEEYKRYKITASGVSPRALPGTPGGMHIATSDEHDERGDVITERHVPEVRKAMHEKRMRKLVKIAEEMEPPLIQGDGGVAAVAWGSTSMPLLDYAEEAGIGLALFRDLYPLPRDSWVERLNSAKEVVVVEVNYRGQFADYLSARGVKVSRRVLKWWGEPFSVDELREWL; from the coding sequence ATGGATTTAACGATTAGAATCAGCGGGGCCCAGGGCGAGGGTGTGGAGACGACTGGCAGGTCTCTGGCGTCTGTGTTTGCGCGGCTGGGGTACCACGTGTTTGGGTATAGGCAGTACGGCTCTATCATAAAGGGCAACCCGACGATGTTCTACCAGATTAGGGTCTCCGACAGGAAGATCTACAGCCACGGGAGGTGGCGGAGTTTCGACGTGTTGGTTGCGCTGAACGACGCGGCGCTGGCCGCGTATAGGGGGTCTGCGCGTTTTGTAATTTCCGAGAGGGAGGTGCCGATGTCCGAAATCGCGGCGAAGCACGGCAACAGGATTATGCGGAACACGGCGGCGCTGGCGGCGCTGGCCGTGCTTATAGGCCTCGATCCGAGGTATTTGGAGGAGCAGATTAGGAGGGAGTTTGGGGAGCGTGGGGAGAAGATTGCGGAGGCGAACATCGCGGTGCTGGAGGACGCCTACGCCGCCGCCTCTGGGAGGTTTTCGCCGGCGGCGTCTGTCGGGAAGCTGGGGGAGCCGAGGGTTTTGATGTCTGGGGCTGAGGCCCTGGCGCTGGGGTCTGTGATGTCTGGTATGAAGTTCTACGCGGCTTACCCAATGACGCCGGCCAGCCCCATCCTCCACTGGCTGGCCGAGTGGGGTCCGAAATTCGGCGTGGCGGTTGTCCAGCCGGAGGACGAGATCGCGGCGATTAACATGGCCATCGGGGCGGCCTACGCCGGGGTTAGGGCGGCCACGGGGACCTCGGGAGGCGGCTTCGACCTCATGCACGAGGCCTTTGGCTTGGCGGCTATGATTGAGACGCCTGTCGTGGTGTTTCTGGCGCAGCGCGGCGGCCCCAGCACGGGCCTCCCTACGGAGACTGAGCAGTCCGACTTCTTCATGGCGCTGTCGCCGGCGCATGGGGAGTACCCCCACGCCGTCATCGCCCCTAGGTGGATTGAGGAGGGGCTCTACGCCCCCGCGAAGGCTTTTAACATTGCGGAGAAGTACCAGGTGCCGGTCATCGTCCTTGTGGATCTCTACTTCACGGAGTCGCTGAGCACTGTGGAGTTTGACCCGGCTAGGTTTAGGATTGAGAGGGGGGAGCTGGTCAAGGCGCCGGTGGTGTGGGAGGAGTATAAGAGGTACAAGATCACGGCCAGCGGCGTCTCTCCGAGGGCGCTACCCGGCACGCCCGGGGGCATGCATATAGCAACCAGCGACGAGCACGACGAGAGGGGGGACGTGATTACGGAGAGACACGTGCCGGAGGTTAGAAAGGCGATGCACGAGAAGCGTATGAGGAAGCTTGTGAAGATTGCGGAGGAGATGGAGCCGCCGCTTATCCAGGGCGACGGCGGGGTCGCGGCGGTAGCGTGGGGCTCCACCTCCATGCCTCTGCTGGACTACGCAGAGGAGGCTGGGATTGGGCTGGCGTTGTTTAGAGATCTGTACCCCCTGCCGCGGGACTCGTGGGTGGAGCGTCTAAACTCCGCCAAGGAGGTGGTGGTTGTGGAGGTTAACTACAGGGGGCAGTTCGCAGATTACCTCTCGGCGAGGGGGGTCAAGGTGTCTAGGCGGGTTTTGAAGTGGTGGGGCGAGCCGTTCAGCGTCGACGAGCTTAGGGAGTGGTTATGA
- a CDS encoding nucleoside-diphosphate kinase, with the protein MPVERTLVILKPDAVARGLVGEIISRFERAGLRIVAMKMVKASPEEVERFYPSSEEWLKSAGSKLLKAYQELGIDPVSRLGTGDPVEVGRMIKRSLVRYMTSGPIVVMVLKGNRAVEVVRKLVGPTAPHSAPPGTIRGDFSIDSPDLAAEEGRVVYNLVHASDSREEAEREIRFWFREGEVLD; encoded by the coding sequence GTGCCAGTTGAGCGCACACTTGTTATACTCAAGCCAGACGCCGTGGCGCGCGGGCTGGTGGGGGAGATCATCTCGAGGTTTGAGAGGGCTGGTCTTAGGATCGTGGCTATGAAGATGGTGAAGGCCTCTCCAGAGGAGGTGGAGAGGTTTTACCCCTCGTCGGAGGAGTGGCTTAAGTCGGCTGGCTCCAAGCTTTTGAAGGCTTATCAGGAGCTGGGGATTGACCCGGTCTCTCGGCTGGGCACCGGTGACCCGGTTGAGGTTGGGCGTATGATTAAGCGTAGCTTGGTTAGGTACATGACTTCGGGTCCTATTGTGGTGATGGTTTTGAAGGGGAATAGGGCTGTGGAGGTGGTGAGGAAGCTCGTGGGGCCGACGGCGCCGCACTCGGCGCCCCCGGGGACCATAAGGGGCGACTTCTCGATTGACTCGCCCGACTTAGCGGCTGAGGAGGGCAGGGTTGTGTACAACCTGGTGCACGCCTCCGACAGCCGGGAGGAGGCTGAGAGGGAGATAAGATTTTGGTTTAGGGAGGGTGAGGTTTTAGACTAG